In the Styela clava chromosome 8, kaStyClav1.hap1.2, whole genome shotgun sequence genome, one interval contains:
- the LOC120345406 gene encoding N-terminal Xaa-Pro-Lys N-methyltransferase 1-A-like, whose protein sequence is MDLIKGCKEVSSEKSFYEEADKYWKTITPTLDGMLGGYSHISTSDALGSRKFLREFLQGSNPRLRHKRALDCGAGIGRVSKLFLLHIFDTVDLLEQNGEFLKQAPSYLGPELSKKVGEYICAGLQDVNLKPNFYDLIWVQWVTGHLTDAHFIEFLRKCQNALLPGGLLILKDNISSGDVEWDKVDSSVTRTHAQLRGIFKQAGMKIVKEEHQTNFPAELYKVFMFALSKEDS, encoded by the exons ATGGACTTGATCAAAGGATGTAAGGAGGTATCTTCAGAAAAAAGCTTTTACGAGGAAGCTGACAAATACTGGAAAACAATAACACCTACCCTGGATGGAATGCTTGGAGGCTATAGCCATATCTCAACTTCTGATGCTCTTGGTTCTAGAAAATTTTTAAGAGAATTTCTACAG GGTTCAAATCCGCGATTACGTCATAAGAGAGCATTAGATTGTGGAGCAGGAATTGGAAGAGTATCCAAATTATTTCTTTTGCACATTTTTGACACTGTCGACCTTCTGGAACAAAATGGTGAATTTCTCAAGCAAGCACCGAGTTATTTAGGACCTGAATTGTCGAAGAAAGTGGGAGAATATATCTGTGCTGGATTACAGGATGTAAATTTGAAGccaaatttttatgatttaatcTGGGTGCAATGGGTAACAG GACATTTGACGGATGCTCACTTTATAGAATTTTTACGCAAATGCCAGAATGCACTTTTGCCTGGTGGTCTGCTAATATTGAAAGACAATATCTCATCAGGTGATGTGGAATGGGATAAAGTTGATAGCAGTGTCACAAGAACACATGCACAACTACGAGGGATATTCAAACAAGCAGGAATGAAGATTGTAAAAGAAGAACATCAGACTAACTTTCCAGCAGAATTATATAAGGTTTTTATGTTTGCATTATCTAAAGAAGATTCATGA